TCATCAACGACTCGCCTTCAGTCATCTGTGTGTTTAGGGATCTAGGGGGAGTTCTGATCTAAGAccatctccccacctccctctctccccctccctccctctcacacgCACCACACAACTACACCCAGTGCACACATCccctgtgagtgtgagtgtgagtgtgtgtgtgagtgagtgtatgtgtgtgtgtgtgtgtgtgtgagggtgagtgtgagtgtgtgtgtgtgtgcgtgtgtgtgagtgtgtgtgtgtgtggtgagagtgtgtgtgtgtgagtgtgtgtgagtgtgtgtgtgagtgtgtgtgtgtgtgtgagagagtgagtgtgtgagtgtgtgtgtgtgagtgtgtgagtgtgtgtgagtgtgtgtgtgagtgagtgtgtgtgtgtgtgtgtgtgtgtgtgtgtgtgagtgtgtgtgtgtgagtgtgagtgtgtgtgtgtgagtgtgtgagtgtgtgtgtgagtgtgtgtgagtgtgtgtgtgtgtgtgagtgtgagtgtgtgagtgtgtgtgtgagtgtgtggtgtgtgtgtgtgtgtgtgtgtgtgtgtgtgtgagtgtgagtgtgagtgagtgtgtgtgtgagtgtgtgtgagtgtgcctctctctctgtgtcactGAGTGAGACAGTCAGCCTCTCTGTGTCGTTGTGCGAGGCGGGACGCTCCAGACCACAGCCCGGCCCGTCTCCGGCTCCATCTCCAGCGGCGCAGAGACAGAGTGCAGCCCGTCCCCAGCCCAGCTTGTTTAAAGGTCTCAGCTCCCACCCCGCCGTCCGCTCTACACTTACccggctccctctccccctccctctctctccctctccctctctccctctctccctctccctcccccccctctccctctcccccctctccccctctccctctctccctctccctcccccccctctccctctccccctctctccctctccctccccccctctccctccccccctctcccccctctccctccccccctctccctcaccccctctctccctctccccctccctctccccctctccctcccccccctctccctcccccccctctccctctccctcccccccctctccctccccccctctccctcccccccccctctccctcaccccctctctccctctccctctacccctccctctccctctctctgtccgacccccagccccgccacaTAGTGAGTGagtgtattagtgtgtgtgtgtgagtgtattagtgtgtgagtgagtgtgtgagtgcatTAGTGAGTGtatgagtgtgagtgggtgtgagtgtgtgtgtgtgagtgcattagtgagtgtatgagtgtgtgtgagtgtgtgtgtgagtgagtgtgtgagtgcatTAGTGAGTGtatgagtgtgagtgggtgtgagtgtgtgtgtgagtgagtgtgtgcattTATGTTTAGTTTTACGTTGTCTCTGTGCGTGTTGAGCATGCCGTCTTGAGACAGCTTTTCCTTCTGAAGGATGACAGGCAAATCTCgccccacccccttcaccccccccccttagCCCCCCCCCAATCCTGGTGACCCCCCCATTGCAGAGAGGCCAAGGCCCCGTGTGGGCAcggactgaagacagacacaaagtgctggagtaactcagcaggtcaggcagcatctgtggggagagggaatgggtggcgtctcgggtcgagacccttcctcagactgatgcctGACCCAGGATGAGACCGTTGTTGTAAAGTAACTTCAGCATCTGCGGCCGCTGACTGACCGACCGGCCATCCCGGTGAGAGGAAAGGGCCAAGTGAGATGAACCGGTTGGTGCCTTCAATGGGGCAGTAGGAgcgcagtgggccgaatggcctgcactgCTTGGCTTCCAATGATGTTCTTGGTGCAAGGAGGAGGCTTGTGGTTGTGATGCTGGAGGtggatatatagatatatgtgtattatagatatatagataggtaGATGTAACACGCCAGGCGAGGTAGCTTCTCGAGAGTTtagtaccacacacacacacacagacacaccacacacacaccacacacacacacacacacaccacacaccacacacacacacaccacacacacacacacacacacacaccacacacacacacacacacaccacacacacacacaccacacacacacacacacacacacacacacacaccacacaccatacacatacacacacaccacacacacacacacacaccacacacacacacacacagacaccacacaccacacacacacacacacaccacacacacacacacacacacacaccacacacacacacacacaccacacacacacacacacacacacacacacaccacacacacacacacacaccacacacacacacaccacacacacaccacacaccatacacatacacacacaccacacacacacacacacacaccacacacacacaaacacagacacacacagacacagacaaacacacacacgcacacacacacagaccacacacacacacacacacacaccacacacacacacaccgtgtgtgcgtatatatatatatatatatatatatatatatatatatatgtgtgtgtgctagatgcaggaaaaatgttcccaatgttgggggagtccagaaccaggggccacacacacagtctaagaataaaggggaggccatttaaaactgagttgagaaggaactttttcacccagagagttgtgaaattgtggaattctctgccacagagggcagtggaggccaaatcaccggttagatagagctctgggggctagtggaatcaagggatatggggagaaggcaggaacggggtactgattgtggacgatcagccatgatcacaatgaatggcggtgctggctcgaagggctgaatggcctcctcctgcacctattttctatgtttctatatatatataccacacagagacagacagacacacacacgcacacacatatacagtatatgccacacacacgcacacacacacacacacacacacacacacacacacacacacacacatatacagtatatgccacacacacgcacacacacacagatatatatatatacagtagatATACAACACAGACACATGTAaatatggtgtgtgtgtggtatatatatatataggagtgggtgtgggtgtgggtgtacaTATGTACGCGactagcacacacacacatatatatatatatatatatatatacagtatatatgtacacacagatatacacacacacacatatatatacgcgCATATATACAGTATACACACATATGTACTACATAAACAtacccacaatagacaatagacaacaggtgcaggaggaggccatttggcctttcgagccagcaccgccattcaatgtgatcatgactgatcattctcaatcagtaccccgttcctgccttctccccataccccctgactccgctatccttaagagctctatctagctctctcttgaatacactaGTTGCGTATGTAAGCATGTATATATTGtggcaatatacattaatgtatatatatatatccatataccACAGGGATGTTGTTGCTTGCTTACTGACGTTTGCTATTAGCCAGGTCACATCTCACCTGGTGTTGTACAGAGTCAGGAGGTTTTGGTTCAGCAAGTTGTGGCGAGCCACAAGTCTCCTTTACAACCCCTagagagactttagactttagagatatagcgcggaaacaggcccttcggcccaccgggtccgcaccgaccagcgatccccgcacactaacactatcctacacacacactagggacaatttaccgaggccaaattaacctccaaacctgcatgtctttggagtgtgggaggaaaccgaagttctcggagaaaacccacgcaggtcacggggagagcgtacaaactccgtacggacagcgcccgtagtcgggatggaacccgggtctccggcgctgcgttcgctgtaaggcagcaactctaccgccgcgccaccgtgaccgcccaactcAATACCAGTACCTTGGAATGTGAAACTTCCTTCATTTGTGTCAGTTTAAGCGCCATTACTAAGATTTAAGTGCAAAgaatcggagatagacacaaattgctggagtaactcagcggggcagccagcgagaaggaattccttctccccagagatgctgcctgtcccgctgagttcctcctgctttttgtgtctatctttggtttaaaccagcgtctgcagttgcttctCCTGCAAGGAACCAAGACAGGTTCTCTGGTACAGAACAGCACATGACATGTTAACCTGCTGCCTCGAATGAATGTTAAAATATCTGTTTGGAATATTTATCCCTGAATCAACATTACTCGGATAGATTATAGTGACGTTAATCTTTTTGGCTCTGTGGGGGATCGCAGTGTACAGATTGGCTGCATATGCTAACTAGTAAGCACACTTCGAATGTATGCCATTGACTATGAAGAAATTTGACACCCACTACAATTAAATTAGAGGCggcactaggggttgccaacttcttcactcccaaataagggacaaaagctgacgtcaccgccccgcgccccgcgtgacctcacctagccagcggccacgtgctcccgctccaccaatgatggccgcccgggccgggagacgggttgctgcgcaacctctgttaggcggcgcccaggcctccgggcctacactgtccagacctacagtgtccgggcctacagcatccgagcctacagcgtctgggcctacagcgtccaggcctacagcgtccagacctacagcgtccgggcctacagtgcccgggcctacagccccccatgggcctacagcgtccgggcctacagcgtcagggcccacagcgtccaggcatacagcgccccccgggcctaatacgggacaaggacggtcccatacgggacaaaccaatttagcccaacatacgggatgtcccggctaatacgggacagttggcaaccctaggcgccacggtggcacagcggtagagttgctgccttacagcgccagagacccgggttcgatcttgactacgggtgctgtctgttcggagtttgcaagttcctacctgtaaccacgtgggttttctccggcattTCCagtttccccctccactccaaagacggagaggtttgtaggttgattggcttgtaaattgccccctagtcatagagtcatagaggcctacagcacagaaagaggcccttcggcccatcgtgtccgcgccgcccgttaccaaacacagtctaattttaatcccattttcccgcatttggaccgtgtGTTTGATAGTGCTAggcttcacacatcatgaagtccctggaggtgAGGTGcccactcacctgcgacccctggttaaaccctacatggaccccctgcagtttgctgaCCAAGTAAAGGTGTGTGTTGAGGACGCCACCATCCACCTCCTCCATCGATCctgtgctcacctggataagccgggaattACTGTGAGAGTCGTGTGCtttgacttctccagtgcttttatcaccatccggcctgcactgctgGGGAACAAGCTGACCAAGGTGcgtgtggatgctccattggtgtcctggatcaccatctacctgactggacgaccacagtgTGTCAGgccacagaactgtgtctcggacatggtggagAGCAACACAGAGGCCCCACAGAGACAGTCCTCTCCCCCTGCCTGTTCACATCTCGCACTTCAGATACAAACccgtctcctgccacctgcagaagtttccaGATGACTCTGCCATTGTGGGCTGCATGAGTGAGGGGagtgaagctgaatacagaggggtAGTCAaccactttgttgagtggtgtgggccgaatcacctgcagctcaacaccgactagactgaggagttggtggtggactttaggaggagaggatcaCCCCTGTCCCCGGTCAAcatcaatgacaatagacaatagacaataggtgcaggaggaggccagcactCTTGTGGTTTACTGAATGCGATCAGTATTAGAAATactggctgcctcacagcccctgtgccctgggttcgatcctgaccacgggtgctgtctgtacagagtttgtacgttctccccgtgacctgcgtggattttctcaagggcggcacggtggcgcagcggtagagttgctgccttccagggaatgcagcgccggagacccgggttcgatcctgaccatgggtgccgtctgtacggagtttgtacgttctccccgtgacctgcatgggtttttctctgagatctttggtttcctcccacactccaaagaaatacaggtttgtaggttaattgacttggtgaatgtaaaaattgacccaagtgggtgtaggatagtgttagtgtgcggggatcgctggtcgacacggacccggtgggccgaagggcctgtttccgcgctgtatctctaaactaaactaaactaaactaaaatcagtatttcttgattagtgcgggtgtcaggggttatggggagaaggcaggagaatggggtcaggagggagagatagatcagccgtgattgaatggcgtagtggcgttaatgggccgaacggcctaattctgctcctatcacttacgacctcatGAGTATAAGTGGGTTAATCTGGCGTTGTCAGCATCTCCACTGCTCTGGTAAGAACCTGAAGTTACTTTCAACGATCAATGTTATTAGAGGTTTTTAGATTTTGTTCCAAATATAAAATCTACTCATGAATTTTACAACATCCCCTACCCACTAGAAAATCATTAGAACTTACAAAGGAGAGCGATGAATGTGTAATAGTTATTTAAAATCACAAATGAACAAAGGGAAAGCAAAGGTAGGTTTGATTAATGGAAACTTTTCTGATAGTGATATTCATAGATTTAATATTCTCCTTTATGTCATCCttagatgttgtttgcaaagtcaTGAGCATTTTCCTCTAGTCATATCGTtacaaaggtcataagtgataggagcagaattaggccattcggcccatcaagtctactctgccattctacggcagacctcgacccgaaacgtcacccattccttctctccctagatgctgcctgacccgctgagttactccagcactctgtgaaacgtcacctatccatgttctccacagatgctgcctgacccgctgagttactccagcactctgtgaaacgtcacctatccatgttctccacagatgctgcctgacccgctgagttactccagcactctgtgaaacgtcacctatccatgttctccacagatggttcggaactgtagatggtggtttaaaccaaaaatatcaTCATAACTTCTTTGcacatctttaattcatttgttccatatctctctatatcatctatatctcttgtttcgcctttgtcctgactctcagtctgaagaagagtctcgacccgaaatgtagggttgccaacttccttgcTCCCAAATTAGggacaatgggtgacgtcacttccccacaccccacgtgacctcacccagccagcggccacgtgctcccactccaccaacggtggccgcccgggccgggaggcaggttgctatgcaacttccgttgggcggcacccgggcctccaggactacagcggcccccgggcctacagtgtccggacctacagcgtccgggcctacagtgtccgggcctacagtgtccgggcctacagtgtccgggcctacagtgtccgggcctacagtgtctgggcctacagcgtccgggcctacagcgtccgggcctacagcgtccgggcctaatacgggacaaaccaacttagcccaaaatacaggatgtctcggctaatacgggatagttggcaaccctactgaaaggtcacctattccttctcccaagagatgctgcctgatcccggtGAGttgctctgtgtctatctttgacatgtCCTAATGGTTATTTCCAGATCAGCATCTTTCTCGAACAACCTTTTTGTCTGCTCGAGTCAGGGAACAGGACTCCATTCACTTCTTTGTGATTAGCTCCCTAGGTTCTTGTGTTATCTCTCCATTGCAAACAGGCGTCCCTGCATGTTTGACGCTCCAGGGAGACTGCCTGTAGATTTGCCTCCTGCTCGTACCCTGACCCAACATCCTGCATGGATTGAATTAAACAAACATTAGGTTAACAATTAACAAATTGAAAATGGTTTACATGGGCTTTTTGACCAGACAAACCTGATCACAAACGATCTGTGCCTCAATTCCCCGTCTACCTTCCATAGATTTTtaaacaaatgaaaatatcaaTCACGATTTCAAAATCGTAAGCTAACCTCAGCTTCAGTGGCCTTTCAGAGAGAGTTCTGGACTTTTGGTAAGGACAAATGTTTCATGGAAGTCATTCTGAACAATTGTGCTCTCCTGCTCGCtatcccattcctttctctcgcCCGCCtaggtgttgccaactgtcccgtatcagccgggacatcccgtattttgggctaaactggtttgacccgtacgggaccacccttgtcccttattaggcccgcgggccgctgtaggcccggccactgtaggcccaggggccgctgtaggcccggacactgtaggcccaggggccgctgtaggcccggacactgtaggccctggggccgctgtaggcccggacactgtaggcccaggggccactgtatgcccaggggccgctgtaggcccggacactgtaggcccaggggccgctgtaggcccggacactgtaggcccaggggccgctgtaggcccggacactgtaggcccaggggccgctgtaggcccggacagtgtgtaagctaacggagtgtgttcggggagcggggccgagtgtgtccgcctaacggaggttacgtagcaacccgcctcccggcccgggcggccaccattggtggagcgggagcacgtggccgctggctgggcgaggtcacgtgtggcgcggggcggcgacgtcaccctttgtcccttatttgggagtgagatagttggcaacaaccctacctgtatctgaggaaggatgtgctggctctggagagggttcagaggaggtttacaagaattacaaGGTTTacaagcacacctccagattcagggacagtttcttcccggctgttatcaggcaactgaaccgtcctctcaccaactagagagtggtcctgacctcccatctacctcattggagaccctcggacaaccTTTACTTGGGcttcactggactttaccttgcactaaacgttattccctttctcctgtatctgtccactgtggacagctcgattgtaatcacgtacagtctttccgctgactggttagcgcgtatCAAGGGCaagctttccattgtacctcAGTGGATGTGACAATGATAAGTTAAACTCAACACGTTCTCAATTCTTTTCCCAGGGTGTCATTGGGCATGAGGGCAGTCTGGCGGAGAACGCGATCTTGAGGACTCCGGTACTTGGCATGGAAACTCCAAAGATATCCGCTGACCCTCTGTGGGACCAAAGCCCAGGGCAAGTGAACGAGACATCGTACAGTAACGCCTACGGTAACTGGACGAGCAAGGAGCCGTTCATGAGCAGCGTCAACACCATAGTGCTGTCGGTGGTGTACTTCATCGTCTGCGTGATTGGACTCAGCGGGAACACGCTGGTCATCTACGTGATCGTGCGTCACGCCAAGATGAAGACGGTGACCAACATCTACATCCTCAACCTGGCTGTGGCGGACGAGCTGTTCATGCTGGGGTTGCCCTTCATCGCCACGCAGAACGCCCTGAGCTACTGGCCCTTTGGCTCCATCATGTGCCGGCTGGTCCTCACCATCGACGGCATCAACCAGTTCACCagcatcttctgcctgacggtGATGAGCGTGGATCGCTACCTGGCGGTGGTCCACCCCATCCGCTCCACCAAGTGGCGCAGGCCCCAGATAGCCAAGATCGTCAACGCCTCGGTGTGGGGCCTCTCCATCATTGTGGTCCTCCCCATCATCATCTACTCCAACCTCCAAACCACCATCAACACTTGTAACATTGACTGGCCAGAGCCCAAGGCAGCCTGGTCTGTGGCCTTCATCATATACACAGCAGTCCTGGGCTTCTTCGGCCCCCTCCTGATCATATGTCTTTGTTACCTGATGATTATCATCAAAGTCAAGTCGTCCAGTGTCCGGGTGGGGTCGACCAAGAGGAGGAGATGTGAGAAGAGAGCCACCAGAATGGTGGTGATCATCGTGGCTGTGTTTGTGATCTGCTGGTTTCCCTTCTACGTCCTCAACATCATCAACATCATCTTCACGTTGCCCGAGGAGCCGGTGTATGTGGGCCTGTACTTCTCCTTGGTGGTCCTCTCCTACGCCAACAGCTGTGCCAACCCCGTCCTCTACGGGTTCCTGTCGGACAACTTCAAGAAGAGCTTCCAGAAGGTTCTGTGCTCCTGCAAGTCCAACGGGATCGAGGACGTGACGGAGCAGAGGCAGGAGAAGAGTCGGTTCCCCGACACGTGCCTGACTCAGAAGCTGGCTGAGCACAACGGCAGCATGCAGACCAGTCAGGTTTAGCACCGCCAGGCTGTGGGACTCTGGCTGGCCAGGCAGAGATCGAGCggggggtcaggggttgggggggggaaaggcaggagaatggggtcaggcgGTAGAGGtagagcgggtgtcaggggttggggggggagaaggcaggagaatggggtcaggaggcagaggtagatcggccgtgatcgaatggcggagtggactcgatgggccgagtggcctaattccgctcctacaaCGTGTGAAGAAGGGGTCCCGTGTACACAGAGCGCTGGCAAATCTCTCCTCTGTACCAGCGCTTGCTGAGAATGTTCCACAGGAGCCTCACCACACATAGCCTTCACTGGAGCAGTGAGGAGCACGTACCCTTGGCAAACGCCGGGGGGCTTTGGCGGTTGTTTCAGATGTttatgtgcatgtgcgtgtgtgtgcgcgtgtgcgtgtgtgcgtgcggttATTACCAGGAAGGCAAGAGCTTCAAGGGCCTGTGCAACAtgcgtgcacacgcacacacacacacacacacccacacacacacacacacacccacacacactcacacacacacacacacacacacacacacacgtacacaggcacatagacacacacacacgcacacacacacatatatgtaaacacatatacacatgcactcacacacacgtgcacacacacatacagtatataccacacacacacatgtacaaaggtatacacacacacgcgtgcgcacacacacacacacacatgtgcacaggcACACATACGCATACACACATGTATAGCCGCACACATGCACAtaggcacacacacgcatgcacatacacacgtgcacgtacacacacagacacacacatgtacatgcacGCAAGCATGTGCAcaaacacatacatgcacacgcacacgcgtgcAGAAAATTAATGAACACCAGCAGCTGAGCATAAAGGTTGCAACTTGCCATGCGTGCCCCACACTGTGCACTACGTTACCCAGCAGCAGATTCCTGCCTTCAGGGTGATTAAGTTACGTGTGCACAGCGGCCCCATGATAATGTGTCTGACTCTGAGGAAATGCACCATCGACCAAcggccctccctccctgcccaggTTCAGAAAACCATCCCCACGCTCACACTCCAACGTGAACTCAAATGTCAGCGCTGAAATAGGTTATACTGAACATCTGATCATTGCTTTTCATTTCACAGCCTAGAAACAGAATGTAAAATGTGCCACCACTTACTCCAGCCAATATTGCAGGAAATGGTGTCTTTGTTTTATAATCCTTTGGAATTACCATCAATCCTTTGGTGAAATATCTGTAAGATGGTCTGTTTACACTTTTACTGTAAGAACGCTCGATTCTTCCGAGTTCTGAAGCCTGATATCAAGGGATGGTGAAGGTGTCTATTTTATGTGCATAAGttgatggtcataagtgataggagcagaattaggccattcagcccatcaagtctactccgccattcaatcatggctgatactatctctccctcctaaccccattctcctgccttctccccataacccctgacacccgtactgatcaagaatctatctatctctgccttaataatattcagtgacttggcctccgcggccttctgtggcaatggattgcacagattcaccgcccactgactaaagatattcctcctcatctccttcccaaaggaacgtccttcaattctgaggctgtgacctctggtcctagaatctcccacctgtggaaacatcctctccacatccaggcctttcactattcggcaagtttcaatgaggttcccccctcgtccttctaaactccagcgagtacaggcccagtgttgtcaaacgctcatcatatgttaacccactcattgctgggctTGTGGGTAAACGTGATGTTTCTGCGTCTCATTATTCCAGGTGGGCCCAAAGATGGGATTGTACAGTAGAGTTGGCACATGTTCCAATGTATCAAAGCATAGCCTTCGATGGAGTTACTGACCTCACATCATTCCCACAAACCTACAGAGCCACAGTCACGGGTTTGCATTtaattttgttcagtttattgtcacgtgtaccaaggtacaaggggaatgtttttgttgcatgctaaccattcagcagaaagacaatactgtacgtgattacaa
This is a stretch of genomic DNA from Rhinoraja longicauda isolate Sanriku21f chromosome 21, sRhiLon1.1, whole genome shotgun sequence. It encodes these proteins:
- the LOC144603847 gene encoding somatostatin receptor type 5-like, with the translated sequence METPKISADPLWDQSPGQVNETSYSNAYGNWTSKEPFMSSVNTIVLSVVYFIVCVIGLSGNTLVIYVIVRHAKMKTVTNIYILNLAVADELFMLGLPFIATQNALSYWPFGSIMCRLVLTIDGINQFTSIFCLTVMSVDRYLAVVHPIRSTKWRRPQIAKIVNASVWGLSIIVVLPIIIYSNLQTTINTCNIDWPEPKAAWSVAFIIYTAVLGFFGPLLIICLCYLMIIIKVKSSSVRVGSTKRRRCEKRATRMVVIIVAVFVICWFPFYVLNIINIIFTLPEEPVYVGLYFSLVVLSYANSCANPVLYGFLSDNFKKSFQKVLCSCKSNGIEDVTEQRQEKSRFPDTCLTQKLAEHNGSMQTSQV